One Calditrichota bacterium DNA window includes the following coding sequences:
- a CDS encoding glycoside hydrolase family 5 protein: MKKIAATVSLFLFFRVLGGQAAAQNFSGGFSFYLPPQDTTTQRFLPAFPAHLLQPDAFVEIDADGHFSVQGKRIRFFGTNAVTGGAFPNKSKAWFVAGRLRKMGFNLVRFHHMDNHWSTESLFIRGQGTRHLNPVTLDRLEKFIAELKRNGIYADINLHVSRTFETIDGVPDASRWYLACKGNDTFAEI; encoded by the coding sequence ATGAAAAAAATTGCAGCTACAGTTTCTCTTTTTCTTTTCTTCCGGGTGTTGGGCGGCCAGGCCGCCGCTCAAAACTTTTCGGGCGGATTTTCATTCTACCTGCCTCCGCAGGATACCACCACGCAGCGCTTTTTGCCGGCATTCCCGGCCCATCTGCTTCAGCCCGATGCATTTGTGGAAATCGACGCCGACGGGCATTTTTCAGTCCAGGGGAAACGTATTCGGTTCTTCGGAACGAATGCCGTGACCGGGGGGGCCTTCCCGAACAAATCCAAGGCCTGGTTTGTGGCAGGGCGGCTGCGGAAAATGGGCTTTAATCTGGTACGGTTTCACCACATGGACAACCATTGGAGTACGGAAAGCCTCTTCATTCGAGGACAGGGCACCCGCCATTTGAATCCCGTCACTCTTGATCGCCTGGAAAAATTTATTGCTGAATTAAAACGTAATGGGATTTACGCGGACATTAATCTGCACGTTAGTCGTACGTTTGAGACGATTGATGGTGTACCGGATGCAAGTCGATGGTACCTGGCGTGTAAAGGGAATGATACTTTTGCGGAGATA